AAAATATAACCACGTATAAGTTATATTCCTATCAAACTATTTTCAGAATTAAACATACTTTCCTGATGACTTTATACATATTTATTCAGAATAAAATCATGTTTGATATAATCAACATGGATCATTTTAGTAAATATTTGATGATTTTCTTGATTTACCACCCGTGAGGATTTAGCTTATCCAGAAAAAAGCAGATTGCATTACAGAGAGAAAAATGTCCTAGAATTGGATCATATATAaaattcataaaaatgtatttggatCTTTTACAATGTGAAATACATAAGTTATTACAaatctctctcacatgcacacacactcaattcaaACATGAGAAAATATGTTACCATTATGTTAAATATTAaggtaaataaacaaacaaataaataaataaaaaaaatagttttgattgtttgtgttattacTACCAGTTTACAGTTTAGATTAAACTCTTTTACAATACATTGTATGCATTAGTTGGTCTGTAACCAACAACTCTCCTATAAGAAGAAGGCGTACCACTACATTTGCAATGACATTTAATAGGGAGTAATGGGGTTGGGGGGCACAGGGGATGGGAGGGGCTTTAGgaccttttgtttttcttttttgaaaggCCAAGCAGGCATGTGAGGGTGTCGTCTATTAAGTGATCAAAAACCACTTTGGCGTACTTGTTCTTTACATCGTAGGCCTCTCGGTCTTGGTCACGCCACTGGTGTTCCTCCACAGGTATGTCTTTGATCTGGAGGACCGAGTTGATGTGAAGAGTTAGTGTGTTCAGTGTTTGTACCATTTTTTTAGtgtttgattccattgttgtgaagcctgcctccaggctcaaccgtcttCCTACTATGTTAGTTATATGAAgcggcgattaaactttttttaagcagatctacttcataggtgtcccgttattcagaatttaaAGCcccccagccaatcagaaaagagtatttcttctctccgggtgataaggaACTGTAATTGCATTTACAAACATGTACTGGATGTTTTACAGTATGCCTTATATATATCATGATGGGTCAGTTCCAAAGAACATATGTAGTGTTGTGCTCTTGCAGCATTGGAACTCACCAAGATCTGATCATATTTCTCCATATTGAGGCCTTTGAAAATGTGGGCAAAAACCTTCCCATAAGCCCCTGCATCTTTTCCTTCCTGGAGGCCACAAAGCTTGAAGACTTCCTCAGTGATGTAATGCTGGATAAAGACAGGAGACTATTAGccctctatagaccctttcaacttaataaacaaacagatgcgaaatttaaaaaacaacattttgtagagcattacacattttcattccaaagtatctgcgttggttttGAACGTTTCTGAACATTGAAACCCTCTGGGAACAtatttgaaagggtctattacaGGATGTTTGTTAGTTAAAATGACTCAGGAATTCTACAGAAGTTTTTAAATAGATGTCTTAAACAGATGGGCAGATGTCATATATTGTCTATTCAAATGTTATTGCTTTACCTGGACTTTTGAAAGGCCATCAAAGGATTTCAGCTTGTTGACATAGTTACGGCGCTCAGGCTGAATTTGTTTCCACACAGGCTGTGTGGTAGGGTCTTTGGCACAGAGGTCCTGAAGGGTCTCCCAGGACAGATCAAAGATGAGCTGCACATGTACAgaaataatacaaacaaacatcaatgaacaacatctcaatgCAATTAAGTTGTATTGGCTATGTTGCCTATTCCCTCGACTCTTATCGAACCTTGTTGTAACTGCGTCTGCTGATGGTGTTTGTGGCTTGTCCAGGGGTATCCATCACCAGATACTGCTCCGATGGCCTGGGGGTTCGGACTCCGGAGAGATCCTTTGGGCCTTGTCCGAGCTCAAAGCTCTGCCACATCTCCTGCACGGCGTGGTGCACGAGCATCTCCACCTTGCCCGGGTGGTGCGGCGTGTCAAGGGCCTGCACCTGCAGCTGTCTGGTGGGGatcgtgacctttgaccccgccTGCCCAGCTTTAGTGCTCCAGGAGGCTTGGTCCTGAGCCCTGGTGTTGGAGGGGGCGGCCTTGTCCTCGCGGTTAAGCTGGCCCAACGCCTGCTGGTCAGAACGGGCTGAGACTCGGGGTGTCTCCTCCGCAGCGGACACGGCACTGTCAGTGAGCtaaaagagagaatgtgagttTTACTTACAGGATCTTAAAGGACCAGGTGAAGGACAATCTTAGTTTAGTGCTTAGACGTTAGTGCCTGGAGAAATCTTCTCCATCACCCCAAAAGACTTGGGTTGTACATTTACGGGTCAGTCTGATGCTGGTTCTTATCAGACCAAACAGAACATTAGGTTCCAAAGAAAAGTGTTAAAAATAGCCTGATATTTGTTGCCTCTAGTATGTGACCCAGCCTGTGCCAAGTGTCACCTGTGTTGGGTATTATGGTATCTGGTATCGacgtatatatatctatggttaGAACCATGCGGTATcgacgtatatatatatatggttagAGCTCTGTgggaaggtcagaggtcaggcagGGTCTCACCAGAAACTCTACGCAGTCATCAGTGCTGCTGAGGGACGAGCAGGTCTCAGCCTCATCCTCGCCGGACTCAAAGTCGTCTTTGTACTGAAGGTCACTGTCCGTGTCGTCCGGTATCACTGCAACATCATGAGAAGCCACCTCATACTTCGGAGACAGAGTACGGAGAGTGCCGTTCTTCTGGAAGATCTCCTCCAGCTCGCCTTGCTTAGCCAAAAGCAGGTCATAAAGATCCTGGACACACAGAAATGTATCAGAAAGGTCATCACTGAGACCATATGAGAAATGGTGCAACCTGCTTCTGTGTCTACAATGTCCTTATGCTTGATATGTCTGAACGAATAAGACTAGCTGCAGTATATGATTTATGGGTCATCTATACATGATCAGTACATGATTTATGATGTATCTGTAAGAAAACTGGTTTTGATTTTCTGTTGTGTTGTAAAGGCAGTAAGCTTTTAACGGGCTGCTTATTTCACCTCCAATTGAAAAATCAACTCGATGAGGAAAAGCGCCCAACAACCTTCATGTTTTTATCAAAATATAGTGCACCTCACTGTTTTACGAGTGACAAACCAGCCCCTGTCTGATCATGCCCTTATAGTCACTCTGCACACCACATACCTTTGTGGAGAGCTCTTCATACTTATCATTCTCGTATGAGGACTTGTCCACCTTCTCCTGGTGTTCTCCCATCGCCACCTTCAGACTCAGATCTTGTTCAAAGGTCTGGTCCTCAGTATCCTGCACCTCAGAGTAGAGGACCTTAGTGTCCTGGTCAGGAGCCTGGAAATTAATGCACTGTTATTTAAATGTACATGTATTaatttacatatgtcaattctaTTGTAAGGGACTACATTGTCCCCatagcaacttggggttaagcaccttactcaagggcacaatcTGGGTGGATTACAGTATGGTATTTACAAGTTCACAGATGGAAATACTGTACACTGCTATCATGTAATCTGGTTAGATTACAGTGTGAAGTATAATGATTTATGCTGCAACAATTTTCTTTGTATGGAGAGCTTCAATTGTGTAGCCGGTGTAGGCCGGCTGTAAGAGTACCGGTATTGTACATCAGATAGGCATAGGCCTTCCCACAGTAAGTACAGGTGGCTTTAAGGGGAAACAAATCAGTCAATGACTTACAGATGCTGCAGGGGAGACCAGCTTGGCCTCCGGGACCTTCAGGTCTGTTCGCTGCATCTGACCAGGTTGCAGAACTGAGGTCTCTACGACAGACTCAGACATTTGGGCCTCCTGCAAAGTTGAATTATGACGTCAAATCATTCCACTGCAGGCAGCTgtggctgaggtgtgtgtgtgtgtgttttcctggtgactatagtatgtgtgttttttactagtgactttattgtgtgtgttttcttggtGACTGTAGTTTTCCTGCTGGTTGTGTGTTTCCTGGTGACCCCTGACCTTTCGGTAGACCTCAGCTTGCTTCTGCAGCTGAATGGTTGATGCTCTCTGGGTCTTGAGGTCGTCCAGGTGTTTCAGGAGCATCTTCCTGTCCTCGCTTGCAGCCTGAGTGGCCTGAATAAGCTTCTTCATCTGGGCCTgcagacaaaaataaaacatttacacttatatgtattcatttgcaactgacacttttatccaaaatgaCTTACAGACGAGGACTGTCAATCATGCTACAGTGCAAAAGGAGACCTTAGAATAACAATAAATATTACAGACAAAAGAGAGTTCATAATTAGACATCATAATATTTAATAAGACACAATTCATTCAGACATTTTATATCAGGTCATTTTAtatcagtttgtttgtttaaggaCCACTGAGAAATACAGTGTTGAATTTAAGTTCCGTtagacatcaaaatgtattttacattgcATAGCCTGTCAGTTTCGCTTTTTGACTATTGCAAGGAGACCATTTGCAGGAAACAGATAGCCCACCTGCTGGTGCATCAGCTGGGAGGTCACACGAATACACTCCGTAAGAGGGCCTTGAcctgcctcttcaccacacctgcacagacaggacaggagagtAGGAGGGAGCAGTAGTCAGGCAGCCAGTCATTTAACAAGCAGCATCAACCTTGACTAGCAAGGCCTCAAGCAGTCACATTTAcacttaccgtattttccggactataagtcgcacttgttttcatagtttggctggccctGTGACTTATAGTCAGTTGTGacttatatcaaaatatatataatttaacatgtttttaaatgttaatttatactGACTGACATGAACCAAAAAGTAAACAATACCGTCTACAGCCGCAAGAGGGGCACTTTAGGCTTATGACAACTATATGCTGCTCCTGTACCCCTGAAAAAATTAACTGAATCATGCTTGTTGAATGAATGTTAATTTAGCCTATTCAGCCTCCCAGGTATGTTCTTTATGCTATTGGGTAGCTGAATAACTGTTAATGTGTTAAGTTAACACAGTGCCTTAAAGTGCCTTGCTGAAGAGCACAActgtggaagccgggaattgaatcCATAACTTtagctagcccagctccttaaccgctaCATTATCACCGCAATGTATCATATCACCGTAAATCTATCTACATTTGGACACCAGTCTATCAGACAGTAGAGCTGAGTGCATTTACGTGTGTATCGGTGTATGATATGGGCAAAAAAATGGCCCACATTCTAAACGAAATTGGATCCGGACCAAAGGCTCTAGTGTGAATGTGCTTTaagtgtgtataggtgtgtgtgatcATATGGGCAACACCTGCCTTGGTTGGCAGGACAGCAGGTCGAGTTTGGCTTGGGCTTCCTGGACGAGGGCCTGCTCCTTAAACTGGAGCACGGTGGCCCAGAGCTCAGCTCGGCCGTTCTCCTCCGTCACCATCCGGTGGATCATGCTGAACATGAATGATGTCCAGCCGTCATCCACCACAGAGGGGCAAGCAGCAGCCGCTAACGCAGCCTGAGGGTACAAAAAGGGGGACTGGGTTACTGGGGAACAGCTTATCTGCTGAAAGGCAGTCCGGAATGGAGTATGTGCCCATCATGTCGAATCAGAGTGGTTTCAGTATAGGTGTGTAATCGGGTCAGGACTAAAACAGCTTCAGTATCTTGGGTGAGAATCAGGGTATGTATATCTGAGTGATTTATTTATAGTATGTTGGTGTGTAATTGAATCAGAACTAAAGTAGTTTCAGCATCTTGGCCGCTGATCAGATCAGAACCAGAGCAGTTTCAGAATCTCAAGCACTAAACTGCTGGGTTGACTAAAGCAGGTACCTCCTCAGGTAAGGGGACAGTGCCGTTCAGTCGGGGAAGGTGTTGTCCCACACGCTGCATTCCCATCTGGGTCTGCAGCCAAACCTTCATACCCAACAGGTATTTTTCCTTGTTTGGACCTTGCACCTGTGGGTACGCAAATGGCTGGTAAATGGTCTTCACGTTTGAAACTTTCTCCTATCCATTTTTAGGCCCtcaacagaccccccccccccccccccccccgccccccagttgcactaccctatcccacccatagtgttctattaTTTATAGATGTACATGATGTAATTATACTTaatgaatatccatatttattctgtttttctcagaatatattctgttaatacactgtagTATTCTAACTTCCGTTCTTAATTCTTCCGTTATTTAGCCACACTTACTTTTTTTTGATCAATTAAGACCTTGAATGGATTGTTTTGATCCATGATCATGGCCTCAGTTTGGCCTTCAAGGCCAGAAAATTCCAATGAAGGTGGCATGTATGAAGGTACGCCACCGTGTGGCTCACCTGAAATCATGATTGGAATATTAGGATGTGCTGAAAATAATATCAGTCAATATTTAAATGGCCTAGGAGTAGCCTTCCATTATTTTCTTACCTTCGACCACCGTTGCACCCATGATCATGtgggcaaacacacaccttaTGAGTTTTAAGTCAGTTGATATGTAGCCTATTCTAAAATCCGTGAGAAATCAAGAGCGATTAAAAAAAACGTCTGCACACCAGCCAGGTAATGTTCAGAATAAAACTGTAAACAACTAACATTCCACATAAACAACAGAATCCTAATGACGTAATAAAAGCCTAATGAGTTGTCATAATAGTTGGACTGAACAGTCTGCGACGTGACGTCGTAAGATAGTGAACGTGGATGCCTCTTGAACTTGCAGTTTTATTCTGGGACTAATGCATTACGAATATGGTACACCAGAGCCATGCTCTGTGATACACTGACTGCAACTAATAgtaaataaaatattcactaACCACAAGCTCATCCCTCTCAATTGCATCTGTTTTTTCATACAGAATCCCGTACAGGGGCataacgtaggcctactgtcccACACTGCAGGTGGTGCTCCTTGCAGAGCCAATAAGAGGAGCCGCAAGGTCAAGCGGAGCCCCACATCTCTGGACGAGCCGTTAGGTCAAGTCCCATTTTTTAATCACTAGCATATAGCTATAGCATTAGTTTATATCGATATTTACCGTGGTACTGAATGATGCATAAGATTGCATGCGTTATTAAGTTATTAAGATTTGCCTCGTTCAATGTTGAGCGTCAGTTTTCTCACGGTGTAGCCTGTTGCAAGTGGTTAACGCTACGCCTATTACACGGTTTGTTGGTCAAGTTTTATTTGATCATAGCTAACTGGGAGAAAGCAACCCGTTTGCAATGTGTTGTTgctagtaggctatgttttcggcTTCATGACAGGAGCTGACGATTATGTATTTACTTTATCAAGTGTGGTGCTAAGGTGTTAATGTAGACTACACTATTTTATTTCTTCGATTTGATTATTGTCATTCTAATTGTTGTGCATTGCTTAGTCGTATGCGCATT
The Alosa sapidissima isolate fAloSap1 chromosome 23, fAloSap1.pri, whole genome shotgun sequence genome window above contains:
- the LOC121698772 gene encoding centrosome-associated protein 350-like isoform X3; translation: MKVWLQTQMGMQRVGQHLPRLNGTVPLPEEAALAAAACPSVVDDGWTSFMFSMIHRMVTEENGRAELWATVLQFKEQALVQEAQAKLDLLSCQPRCGEEAGQGPLTECIRVTSQLMHQQAQMKKLIQATQAASEDRKMLLKHLDDLKTQRASTIQLQKQAEVYRKEAQMSESVVETSVLQPGQMQRTDLKVPEAKLVSPAASAPDQDTKVLYSEVQDTEDQTFEQDLSLKVAMGEHQEKVDKSSYENDKYEELSTKDLYDLLLAKQGELEEIFQKNGTLRTLSPKYEVASHDVAVIPDDTDSDLQYKDDFESGEDEAETCSSLSSTDDCVEFLLTDSAVSAAEETPRVSARSDQQALGQLNREDKAAPSNTRAQDQASWSTKAGQAGSKVTIPTRQLQVQALDTPHHPGKVEMLVHHAVQEMWQSFELGQGPKDLSGVRTPRPSEQYLVMDTPGQATNTISRRSYNKLIFDLSWETLQDLCAKDPTTQPVWKQIQPERRNYVNKLKSFDGLSKVQHYITEEVFKLCGLQEGKDAGAYGKVFAHIFKGLNMEKYDQILIKDIPVEEHQWRDQDREAYDVKNKYAKVVFDHLIDDTLTCLLGLSKKKNKRS
- the LOC121698772 gene encoding centrosome-associated protein 350-like isoform X1, whose translation is MIMGATVVEGEPHGGVPSYMPPSLEFSGLEGQTEAMIMDQNNPFKVLIDQKKVQGPNKEKYLLGMKVWLQTQMGMQRVGQHLPRLNGTVPLPEEAALAAAACPSVVDDGWTSFMFSMIHRMVTEENGRAELWATVLQFKEQALVQEAQAKLDLLSCQPRCGEEAGQGPLTECIRVTSQLMHQQAQMKKLIQATQAASEDRKMLLKHLDDLKTQRASTIQLQKQAEVYRKEAQMSESVVETSVLQPGQMQRTDLKVPEAKLVSPAASAPDQDTKVLYSEVQDTEDQTFEQDLSLKVAMGEHQEKVDKSSYENDKYEELSTKDLYDLLLAKQGELEEIFQKNGTLRTLSPKYEVASHDVAVIPDDTDSDLQYKDDFESGEDEAETCSSLSSTDDCVEFLLTDSAVSAAEETPRVSARSDQQALGQLNREDKAAPSNTRAQDQASWSTKAGQAGSKVTIPTRQLQVQALDTPHHPGKVEMLVHHAVQEMWQSFELGQGPKDLSGVRTPRPSEQYLVMDTPGQATNTISRRSYNKLIFDLSWETLQDLCAKDPTTQPVWKQIQPERRNYVNKLKSFDGLSKVQHYITEEVFKLCGLQEGKDAGAYGKVFAHIFKGLNMEKYDQILIKDIPVEEHQWRDQDREAYDVKNKYAKVVFDHLIDDTLTCLLGLSKKKNKRS